A single Neospora caninum Liverpool complete genome, chromosome VIIb DNA region contains:
- a CDS encoding putative SET domain containing protein, whose translation MNAAARSDAARRDGAAGTVPRVQLPNTKMVVEILDDPEEAENQEEAADGVAVILSDPDSEEEEERLRQLQKLFKEHCRRRRLRGEQNEAREPTCDSGKGGKVSDRVEEIGERCLDMERGVEEYEDFFQLNADEKALWLALKFIHLYQRCTEKVATPGTMSRSLRKMKETVENLFPSNVIGPGSLRLMPGFRCLYTGQLSAVGLHCAFNDRMCIGHDDESLPTVTSLLLNDDRIEDNNDIIIVYGEENDGKGYGAYPGDQMLFIGGTNTRNYSLWNAWKLEYPVRVVRGYKCKSKYAPSFGFRYDGLYRVVEMLADSNNSPSAFHRPSRSPASAASPSSSDTGDSRVRRPLSRRRPVDPVSPGQDAPLSRRADRGASDRPIAPAWEQTETEIRKERPRTAKTENCDSAFPPAILPSMRPWLSPFSGRGAADPARPQGVSPTVSDGEQPQPPSGSTSRSLSFSRLAAVSPESSDPDGDSDASSARRCATLARGRDDPARKYSLGGARQPWSVLSGRSSFSDAAASRGGTSSSESRRPTSPVPTQKPGLWSEGEHSSSRGPFGSAAVFEKLEKEPVNSPRSTPEQGSPSGGGAAAGGPYGKRERQQLEGRRIYKFVLVSIHRDIYLAPESKLPDRDIAIFSHHVFEDDKGLKKVKALAHHQYRAHYKIQEQLQASLPTFSRSTKVVQVWSDLPFPFALAVPPVLKLPGQSQSILSNFVCIMASAYKIYTEIKRAMDPSASEIPSGALLAVQQYQAAVSLSASPSSLLSKTCSRTGPRCSALPSRSRLPPVAPPSWALCGLLPLKVLLTLFDLELQELSPASKARLIEQARVDCKRHPPGYLESKRDNALPSFSKSPEELAELLAQLKNKPRVPGRHRPLVWRESQTEILVTAELAKIFAHQLLPQSATCGMYSTIELCSPLPDSWSPWQDISQGKEKFPVPAVNDVDDLPPPVDFSYQVRNVCFSRLPNFCMLCLCAGCVPPDKDTSIWERIEVEGYSSGLRDPETGRVYCAGSNLSFVKETSTLAVCTSYCLCDKTVCTNRYPEDLAYPVMVAKTKLAGWELRTQVEIPAGAFIMQYVGEIMCRATMEGRSRHNSRRGYHNYCMEIVQDEWDWEDNWKLPCIDSLFLGNASRFLNHSCEPNVEVRNIWRGPLLPVVGVFSRRAIKAGEALTYAYGAGYETIKCWCGAKTCKGYIGDGTSVEKKEEGKRADRELRKKVRNAADVVVVEGTEFELVELSDDETQQKKHAAHRR comes from the exons ATGAACGCTGCAGCCAGGTCGGACGCTGCGAGACGTGATGGAGCTGCCGGTACCGTTCCCCGTGTCCAGCTGCCTAACACCAAGATGG TCGTCGAAATTCTGGATGACcccgaggaggcggagaatcaggaagaagcggcggacGGCGTCGCTGTTATTCTCAGCGACccagacagcgaagaggaggaggagcgtCTGCGTCAGCTTCAGAAGTTGTTCAAGGAACACTGCCGTCGAAGGAGGCTGCGAGGGGAGCagaacgaagcgagagaacccACGTGCGACTCtggaaaaggggggaaagtCTCCGACCGCGTCGAGGAAATCGGGGAGAGATGCCTTGACATGGAGAGGGGAGTGGAAGAGTACGAGGACTTCTTTCAGCTCAACGCGGACGAAAAGGCCCTTTGGCTGGCTCTGAAGTTCATCCACCTCTACCAGCG CTGCACGGAGAAGGTCGCGACACCTGGTACGATGAGCCGCTCTCTACGAAAGATGAAGGAGACGGTCGAGAATCTCTTCCCTTCCAACGTCATAGGGCCGGGCAGTCTGCGCCTCATGCCCGGTTTCAG ATGTCTATACACTGGCCAACTGAGCGCCGTTGGGCTGCACTGCGCATTCAACGACCGCATGTGCATCGGACATGATGATGAGAGTCTGC CCACCGTGACGTCGCTGCTGCTTAACGATGACCGCATTGAGGACAACAATGATATCATCATTGTGtacggagaggaaaacgacgggAAGGGTTACGGCGCATATCCCGGC GACCAGATGCTGTTTATCGGCGGGACGAATACGCGGAACTACTCGCTGTGGAATGCGTGGAAGCTGGAATACCCCGTACGCGTGGTTCGCGGCTACAAGTGCAAGTCAAA GTATGCCCCCAGTTTCGGCTTTCGTTATGACGGCCTCTACCGCGTCGTGGAGATGCTGGCAGACTCGAACAACTCCCCGAGTGCTTTTCACCGACCTTCTCGTTCACCTGCgtctgctgcctcgccgtcgtcctcggaCACAGGCGATTCCCGTGTGCGTCGGCCTCTTTCGCGGCGACGGCCCGTTGATCCCGTTTCTCCGGGACaggacgcgcctctctctcggagaGCCGACCGCGGCGCGAGCGATAGACCCATCGCCCCAGCGTGGGAGCAGACCGAGACTGAGATTCGGAAAGAGCGTCCGAGAACCGCAAAGACCGAAAACTGCGACAGCGCTTTTCCCCCTGCGATTCTGCCGTCGATGCGCCcgtggctgtctccgttttccggaAGAGGCGCTGCCGACCCTGCACGGCCGCAGGGGGTGTCTCCGACTGTTTCCGATGGGGAACAGCCGCAACCCCCCTCGGGTTCCACGTCTCGGTcactctccttttctcgcctggCTGCAGTGTCTCCGGAGTCATCTGACCCAGATGGAGACTCcgacgcgtcttccgcccGCCGTTGCGCAACACTTGCTCGCGGGCGTGACGACCCCGCGAGAAAGTATTCCCTGGGCGGAGCACGGCAGCCGTGG TCAGTACTCTCAGGCCGCTCCAGTTTCTCGGAcgcggctgcctctcggGGCGGAACCTCGTCCAGCGAGAGTCGCCGACCGACGTCTCCGGTTCCGACGCAGAAACCAGGCTTATGGAGCGAAGGGGAGCACAGCAGTTCTCGTGGGCCTTTCGGGTCTGCTGCCGTCTTTGAGAAGCTAGAGAAGGAACCCGTCAATAGCCCCCGCAGCACGCCCGAGCAGGGCAGTCCTTCTGGCGGCGGAGCTGCGGCGGGCGGCCCATacgggaagcgagagcggcagcaactcgaaggaagacgaatCTACAAATTTGTGCTGGTGTCCATACACCGGGACATCTATTTGGCTCCGGAATCCAAGCTGCCAGACCGAGATATCGCGATTTTCAGCCACCACGTCTTTGAGGACGACAAAGGACTCAA GAAAGTGAAAGCCCTGGCACACCACCAGTACCGCGCGCACTACAAGATCCAAGAGCAACTGCAAGCTTCGCTGCCAACCTTCAGCCGATCTACTAAGGTGGTTCAG GTGTGGAGTGatctgcctttcccttttgcaCTTGCGGTCCCGCCGGTGCTGAAACTCCCCGGGCAATCGCAGTCGATACTGTCGAACTTTGTGTGCATCATGGCTTCGGCATACAAA ATTTACACCGAAATCAAGCGTGCCATGGACCCCAGTGCGTCGGAGATCCCCTCGGGAGCTCTCCTTGCCGTCCAACAGTACCAAGCggctgtttccctctcggcttctccctcgtctcttctctccaagACGTGCTCAAGAACAGGGCCGAGGTGCTCGGCCTTGCCTTCCCGCTCGCGGCTGCCTCCGGTCGCGCCCCCGTCGTGGGCTCTCTGCGGCCTCCTGCCTCTTAAGGTTCTTCTCACCCTCTTCGACTTGGAGCTCCAGGAGCTGTCGCCGGCAAGCAAAGCGAGGCTCATTGAACAAGCTCGAGTCGATTGCAAGCGCCATCCGCCCGGGTACCTCGAGAGCAAAAGGGACAACGCACTGCCGTCATTCAGCAAGTCGCCAGAGGAATTGGCGGAGCTCCTCGCGCAGTTGAAGAACAAACCGCGCGTCCCAGGCCGACACCGCCCGCTGGTCTGGAGAGAGTCCCAGACGGAGATTCTCGTCACCGCCGAGCTCGCAAAGATCTTCGCGCACCAACTCCTCCCGCAG tctgcTACGTGCGGCATGTACTCGACAATCGAACTATGCAGTCCGCTCCCGGACTCCTGGTCGCCTTGGCAAGACATTTCtcaaggaaaggagaagtTTCCCGTCCCAGCTGTCAACGACGTCGACGATCTTCCGCCTCCCGTAGACTTCTC GTACCAAGTGCGGAATGTGTGCTTTTCGCGCTTGCCGAACTTCTGCATGCTGTGCCTGTGCGCGGGCTGCGTCCCACCCGACAAAGACACCTCCATCTGGGAGCGCAT agaagtggaaggcTACAGTTCGGGGCTCAGAGATCCTGAGACCGGCCGCGTGTACTGCGCCGGAAGCAACTTATCTTTCGTTAAAGAAACGTCGacgctcgccgtctgcaCGTCCTACTGCTTATGCGACAAAACCGTTTGCACAAACAG GTACCCCGAAGACTTGGCGTACCCGGTCATGGTCGCGAAAACGAAACTGGCAGGGTGGGAACTTCGGACACAG GTGGAAATTCCTGCAGGCGCGTTTATAATGCAGTACGTGGGAGAGATAATGTGCCGCGCGACAATGGAAGGCCGGAGTCGACATAACAGCCGAAGAGGCTACCACAACTACTGCATGGAAATCGTGCAGGACGAATGGGACTGGGAGGACAACTGGAAGCTCCCATGCATAGACTCGCTG TTTCTCGGGAACGCTAGTCGCTTTTTAAACCACTCCTGCGAGCCGAACGTCGAGGTTCGGAATATTTGGCGAGGGCCGTTGTTGCCAGTTGTtggtgtcttctctcggcgggCGATAAAGGCCGGCGAGGCGCTAACTTACGCATATGGAGCAGGGTATGAAACGATAAAGTGCTGGTGTGGGGCAAAAACCTGCAAAGGCTACATCGGAGATGGTACGAgcgtcgagaagaaggaagagggaaagcgtGCGGACAGAGAATTGAGAAAAAAAGTCCGGAACGCAGCAGATGTGGTGGTAGTTGAAGGGACAGAATTTGAACTTGTCGAACTCTCAGACGATGAAACCCAGCAGAAAAAGCATGCCGCACACAGGCGGTAA